In the genome of Misgurnus anguillicaudatus unplaced genomic scaffold, ASM2758022v2 HiC_scaffold_27, whole genome shotgun sequence, one region contains:
- the LOC141362482 gene encoding epidermal growth factor receptor kinase substrate 8-like protein 2 isoform X2 — MNVLGTPTKPSNGVSRSDSKLSAKALFEQRKKYSNSNVIMQEMSQYHVQHLSTFIMDKSESIATVDDAIKKLKLLDSKDKIWTQEMLLQVTEKSIKLLDCETKEDLENFPLSTVQHCQTLLNQTRYPSVLLLVCQDNEQHKPDIHFFYCDEVEAEMVHADIDSALGDNTRGKKMRPQTLKLNQEKMKRHRESIIPQSEPKGPAPGVKGRVAATDVKGDLSPQDPESNMKLAQVIEKDVQILNCSLDDIEIFVARLHKAAEAFAQLNQRNRSKKNKKKGPAEGMLTLRAKPPSEAEFIDCLQKLKLSFNLLAKLQKHIQNPSASELVHFLFGPLEMILQSCGSPDLPRVVISPHLSRDTVNFLRGHLTPKEMTIYELLGDGWTRPRADWPKDQCAPLYVPKFRNGWEPPVELFRTAPWETETAEVLKSPAMPKSPVQPDYRKEEFFGSQPPVSNGIYPTSPSPRKYAKIRYHFVARNANELSVLQDEVLEVLEDDKQWWKLRNRSGQAGYVPYNILDVVKLEDPYGMNDQPYSPSYRGQSPASSVGSDKDSHNHQMDKVNDELLMLLTNSKINPPARNFKVERNSSSSIPLAFDSSPAQVTSWLNAKGFSRPTVERLGILTGAQLFSLNKEHLRSVCGDEGSRVYSQITVQKAQLEKSRGESELQEIMKKRQEKIESSAD, encoded by the exons AGCAACGAAAGAAATACTCCAACTCAAATGTCATCATGCAGGAGATGTCGCAGTACCACGTCCAG CATCTGTCCACCTTCATCATGGATAAGAGTGAGTCTATCGCCACTGTGGACGATGCCATTAAGAAGCTAAAACTGCTGGACTCCAAAGACAAAATCTGGACACAGGAGATGCTGCTGCAGGTGACGGAGAAATCCATCAAGCTCCTGGACTGTGAGACTAAG GAGGACCTAGAGAACTTTCCTCTGTCCACAGTTCAGCACTGTCAGACGCTGCTGAATCAGACACGATACCCCTCAGTCCTCCTGCTTGTCTGTCAGGACAACGAGCAGCACAAACCCGACATTCATTTCTTCTACTGTGATGAAGTAGAG GCAGAGATGGTGCATGCGGACATCGACAGCGCTCTCGGAGACAACACACGCGGCAAGAAGATGCGGCCACAGACGCTAAA GCTAAACCAAGAAAAGATGAAACGCCATCGGGAAAGCATCATCCCACAGTCTGAACCCAAAGGCCCTGCACCTGGGGTCAAAGGTCGAGTCGCAGCCACAGATGTAAAAG GTGATTTGTCGCCACAGGACCCTGAGTCCAATATGAAACTGGCCCAGGTCATTGAGAAGGACGTG CAAATCCTGAACTGCAGCCTGGACGACATCGAGATCTTCGTGGCGCGTCTTCACAAAGCAGCAGAAGCTTTCGCTCAGCTCAACCAGCGTAACCGGAGCAAGAAAAATAAGAAGAAAGGACCAGCAg AGGGGATGTTAACACTGAGAGCTAAACCTCCATCAGAAGCAGAGTTCATCGACTGTCTACAGAAGCTCAAACTTTCTTTCAACCTGCTG GCCAAACTACAGAAACACATCCAGAACCCCAGCGCTTCTGAGCTTGTGCATTTTCTGTTCGGACCTCTTGAAATG ATATTGCAGAGTTGCGGCAGTCCCGATCTTCCACGCGTGGTCATCTCTCCTCACCTGTCCCGGGACACTGTAAATTTCCTGAGAGGTCACCTGACCCCTAAAGAGATGACCATCTATGAGCTGCTTGGTGACGGCTGGACTCGACCCAG AGCCGATTGGCCGAAAGATCAGTGTGCGCCTCTCTATGTCCCAAAGTTTCGGAACGGCTGGGAGCCGCCGGTGGAGTTGTTCCGCACGGCACCGTGGGAGACAGAGACCGCGGAGGTACTGAAGAGTCCGGCCATGCCGAAATCTCCAGTGCAGCCTGATTATAGGAAAGAAGAG TTCTTCGGATCTCAGCCACCGGTTTCAAACGG GATTTACCCGACGTCACCTTCTCCACGCAAGTACGCAAAGATCCGATATCACTTCGTCGCTCGTAATGCCAATGAGCTCTCTGTACTGCAGGATGAAGTTCTTGAG GTGTTGGAGGATGATAAGCAGTGGTGGAAGTTGAGGAACAGAAGTGGTCAGGCGGGATACGTGCCGTATAATATACTGGACGTTGTGAAACTAGAGGACCCGTACGGCATGAACGATCAACCCTACAGTCCG TCGTATCGAGGTCAGTCTCCTGCAAGTTCGGTTGGGAGTGACAAAGACA GTCACAACCATCAGATGGATAAAGTGAACGATGAGCTGCTGATGTTGCTCACCAACAGTAAAATAAATCCACCCGCAAGAAACTTTAAGGTGGAGCGTAACTCCAGCTCCTCCATCCCGCTGGCGTTTGACTCCAGCCCTGCGCAGGTGACCTCTTGGCTCAATGCTAAAGGCTTCAGCAGACC TACGGTGGAGCGTTTGGGCATCCTGACAGGTGCACAGCTGTTCTCTCTCAATAAAGAGCACCTGAGGTCTGTGTGTGGAGATGAGGGTTCAAGGGTTTACAGTCAGATCACTGTCCAGAAAGCACAGCTGGAG AAAAGTCGAGGAGAATCTGAACTCCAGGAAATTATGAAGAAACGGCAAGAGAAAATCGAATCTTCCGCCGACTGA
- the LOC141362482 gene encoding epidermal growth factor receptor kinase substrate 8-like protein 2 isoform X3, whose protein sequence is MWHYPEQRKKYSNSNVIMQEMSQYHVQHLSTFIMDKSESIATVDDAIKKLKLLDSKDKIWTQEMLLQVTEKSIKLLDCETKEDLENFPLSTVQHCQTLLNQTRYPSVLLLVCQDNEQHKPDIHFFYCDEVEAEMVHADIDSALGDNTRGKKMRPQTLKLNQEKMKRHRESIIPQSEPKGPAPGVKGRVAATDVKGDLSPQDPESNMKLAQVIEKDVQILNCSLDDIEIFVARLHKAAEAFAQLNQRNRSKKNKKKGPAEGMLTLRAKPPSEAEFIDCLQKLKLSFNLLAKLQKHIQNPSASELVHFLFGPLEMILQSCGSPDLPRVVISPHLSRDTVNFLRGHLTPKEMTIYELLGDGWTRPRADWPKDQCAPLYVPKFRNGWEPPVELFRTAPWETETAEVLKSPAMPKSPVQPDYRKEEFFGSQPPVSNGIYPTSPSPRKYAKIRYHFVARNANELSVLQDEVLEVLEDDKQWWKLRNRSGQAGYVPYNILDVVKLEDPYGMNDQPYSPSYRGQSPASSVGSDKDSHNHQMDKVNDELLMLLTNSKINPPARNFKVERNSSSSIPLAFDSSPAQVTSWLNAKGFSRPTVERLGILTGAQLFSLNKEHLRSVCGDEGSRVYSQITVQKAQLEKSRGESELQEIMKKRQEKIESSAD, encoded by the exons ATGTGGCACTATCCAG AGCAACGAAAGAAATACTCCAACTCAAATGTCATCATGCAGGAGATGTCGCAGTACCACGTCCAG CATCTGTCCACCTTCATCATGGATAAGAGTGAGTCTATCGCCACTGTGGACGATGCCATTAAGAAGCTAAAACTGCTGGACTCCAAAGACAAAATCTGGACACAGGAGATGCTGCTGCAGGTGACGGAGAAATCCATCAAGCTCCTGGACTGTGAGACTAAG GAGGACCTAGAGAACTTTCCTCTGTCCACAGTTCAGCACTGTCAGACGCTGCTGAATCAGACACGATACCCCTCAGTCCTCCTGCTTGTCTGTCAGGACAACGAGCAGCACAAACCCGACATTCATTTCTTCTACTGTGATGAAGTAGAG GCAGAGATGGTGCATGCGGACATCGACAGCGCTCTCGGAGACAACACACGCGGCAAGAAGATGCGGCCACAGACGCTAAA GCTAAACCAAGAAAAGATGAAACGCCATCGGGAAAGCATCATCCCACAGTCTGAACCCAAAGGCCCTGCACCTGGGGTCAAAGGTCGAGTCGCAGCCACAGATGTAAAAG GTGATTTGTCGCCACAGGACCCTGAGTCCAATATGAAACTGGCCCAGGTCATTGAGAAGGACGTG CAAATCCTGAACTGCAGCCTGGACGACATCGAGATCTTCGTGGCGCGTCTTCACAAAGCAGCAGAAGCTTTCGCTCAGCTCAACCAGCGTAACCGGAGCAAGAAAAATAAGAAGAAAGGACCAGCAg AGGGGATGTTAACACTGAGAGCTAAACCTCCATCAGAAGCAGAGTTCATCGACTGTCTACAGAAGCTCAAACTTTCTTTCAACCTGCTG GCCAAACTACAGAAACACATCCAGAACCCCAGCGCTTCTGAGCTTGTGCATTTTCTGTTCGGACCTCTTGAAATG ATATTGCAGAGTTGCGGCAGTCCCGATCTTCCACGCGTGGTCATCTCTCCTCACCTGTCCCGGGACACTGTAAATTTCCTGAGAGGTCACCTGACCCCTAAAGAGATGACCATCTATGAGCTGCTTGGTGACGGCTGGACTCGACCCAG AGCCGATTGGCCGAAAGATCAGTGTGCGCCTCTCTATGTCCCAAAGTTTCGGAACGGCTGGGAGCCGCCGGTGGAGTTGTTCCGCACGGCACCGTGGGAGACAGAGACCGCGGAGGTACTGAAGAGTCCGGCCATGCCGAAATCTCCAGTGCAGCCTGATTATAGGAAAGAAGAG TTCTTCGGATCTCAGCCACCGGTTTCAAACGG GATTTACCCGACGTCACCTTCTCCACGCAAGTACGCAAAGATCCGATATCACTTCGTCGCTCGTAATGCCAATGAGCTCTCTGTACTGCAGGATGAAGTTCTTGAG GTGTTGGAGGATGATAAGCAGTGGTGGAAGTTGAGGAACAGAAGTGGTCAGGCGGGATACGTGCCGTATAATATACTGGACGTTGTGAAACTAGAGGACCCGTACGGCATGAACGATCAACCCTACAGTCCG TCGTATCGAGGTCAGTCTCCTGCAAGTTCGGTTGGGAGTGACAAAGACA GTCACAACCATCAGATGGATAAAGTGAACGATGAGCTGCTGATGTTGCTCACCAACAGTAAAATAAATCCACCCGCAAGAAACTTTAAGGTGGAGCGTAACTCCAGCTCCTCCATCCCGCTGGCGTTTGACTCCAGCCCTGCGCAGGTGACCTCTTGGCTCAATGCTAAAGGCTTCAGCAGACC TACGGTGGAGCGTTTGGGCATCCTGACAGGTGCACAGCTGTTCTCTCTCAATAAAGAGCACCTGAGGTCTGTGTGTGGAGATGAGGGTTCAAGGGTTTACAGTCAGATCACTGTCCAGAAAGCACAGCTGGAG AAAAGTCGAGGAGAATCTGAACTCCAGGAAATTATGAAGAAACGGCAAGAGAAAATCGAATCTTCCGCCGACTGA
- the LOC141362482 gene encoding epidermal growth factor receptor kinase substrate 8-like protein 2 isoform X1 has protein sequence MNVLGTPTKPSKINKLVWFDTSGVLQEHDGVSRSDSKLSAKALFEQRKKYSNSNVIMQEMSQYHVQHLSTFIMDKSESIATVDDAIKKLKLLDSKDKIWTQEMLLQVTEKSIKLLDCETKEDLENFPLSTVQHCQTLLNQTRYPSVLLLVCQDNEQHKPDIHFFYCDEVEAEMVHADIDSALGDNTRGKKMRPQTLKLNQEKMKRHRESIIPQSEPKGPAPGVKGRVAATDVKGDLSPQDPESNMKLAQVIEKDVQILNCSLDDIEIFVARLHKAAEAFAQLNQRNRSKKNKKKGPAEGMLTLRAKPPSEAEFIDCLQKLKLSFNLLAKLQKHIQNPSASELVHFLFGPLEMILQSCGSPDLPRVVISPHLSRDTVNFLRGHLTPKEMTIYELLGDGWTRPRADWPKDQCAPLYVPKFRNGWEPPVELFRTAPWETETAEVLKSPAMPKSPVQPDYRKEEFFGSQPPVSNGIYPTSPSPRKYAKIRYHFVARNANELSVLQDEVLEVLEDDKQWWKLRNRSGQAGYVPYNILDVVKLEDPYGMNDQPYSPSYRGQSPASSVGSDKDSHNHQMDKVNDELLMLLTNSKINPPARNFKVERNSSSSIPLAFDSSPAQVTSWLNAKGFSRPTVERLGILTGAQLFSLNKEHLRSVCGDEGSRVYSQITVQKAQLEKSRGESELQEIMKKRQEKIESSAD, from the exons AGCAACGAAAGAAATACTCCAACTCAAATGTCATCATGCAGGAGATGTCGCAGTACCACGTCCAG CATCTGTCCACCTTCATCATGGATAAGAGTGAGTCTATCGCCACTGTGGACGATGCCATTAAGAAGCTAAAACTGCTGGACTCCAAAGACAAAATCTGGACACAGGAGATGCTGCTGCAGGTGACGGAGAAATCCATCAAGCTCCTGGACTGTGAGACTAAG GAGGACCTAGAGAACTTTCCTCTGTCCACAGTTCAGCACTGTCAGACGCTGCTGAATCAGACACGATACCCCTCAGTCCTCCTGCTTGTCTGTCAGGACAACGAGCAGCACAAACCCGACATTCATTTCTTCTACTGTGATGAAGTAGAG GCAGAGATGGTGCATGCGGACATCGACAGCGCTCTCGGAGACAACACACGCGGCAAGAAGATGCGGCCACAGACGCTAAA GCTAAACCAAGAAAAGATGAAACGCCATCGGGAAAGCATCATCCCACAGTCTGAACCCAAAGGCCCTGCACCTGGGGTCAAAGGTCGAGTCGCAGCCACAGATGTAAAAG GTGATTTGTCGCCACAGGACCCTGAGTCCAATATGAAACTGGCCCAGGTCATTGAGAAGGACGTG CAAATCCTGAACTGCAGCCTGGACGACATCGAGATCTTCGTGGCGCGTCTTCACAAAGCAGCAGAAGCTTTCGCTCAGCTCAACCAGCGTAACCGGAGCAAGAAAAATAAGAAGAAAGGACCAGCAg AGGGGATGTTAACACTGAGAGCTAAACCTCCATCAGAAGCAGAGTTCATCGACTGTCTACAGAAGCTCAAACTTTCTTTCAACCTGCTG GCCAAACTACAGAAACACATCCAGAACCCCAGCGCTTCTGAGCTTGTGCATTTTCTGTTCGGACCTCTTGAAATG ATATTGCAGAGTTGCGGCAGTCCCGATCTTCCACGCGTGGTCATCTCTCCTCACCTGTCCCGGGACACTGTAAATTTCCTGAGAGGTCACCTGACCCCTAAAGAGATGACCATCTATGAGCTGCTTGGTGACGGCTGGACTCGACCCAG AGCCGATTGGCCGAAAGATCAGTGTGCGCCTCTCTATGTCCCAAAGTTTCGGAACGGCTGGGAGCCGCCGGTGGAGTTGTTCCGCACGGCACCGTGGGAGACAGAGACCGCGGAGGTACTGAAGAGTCCGGCCATGCCGAAATCTCCAGTGCAGCCTGATTATAGGAAAGAAGAG TTCTTCGGATCTCAGCCACCGGTTTCAAACGG GATTTACCCGACGTCACCTTCTCCACGCAAGTACGCAAAGATCCGATATCACTTCGTCGCTCGTAATGCCAATGAGCTCTCTGTACTGCAGGATGAAGTTCTTGAG GTGTTGGAGGATGATAAGCAGTGGTGGAAGTTGAGGAACAGAAGTGGTCAGGCGGGATACGTGCCGTATAATATACTGGACGTTGTGAAACTAGAGGACCCGTACGGCATGAACGATCAACCCTACAGTCCG TCGTATCGAGGTCAGTCTCCTGCAAGTTCGGTTGGGAGTGACAAAGACA GTCACAACCATCAGATGGATAAAGTGAACGATGAGCTGCTGATGTTGCTCACCAACAGTAAAATAAATCCACCCGCAAGAAACTTTAAGGTGGAGCGTAACTCCAGCTCCTCCATCCCGCTGGCGTTTGACTCCAGCCCTGCGCAGGTGACCTCTTGGCTCAATGCTAAAGGCTTCAGCAGACC TACGGTGGAGCGTTTGGGCATCCTGACAGGTGCACAGCTGTTCTCTCTCAATAAAGAGCACCTGAGGTCTGTGTGTGGAGATGAGGGTTCAAGGGTTTACAGTCAGATCACTGTCCAGAAAGCACAGCTGGAG AAAAGTCGAGGAGAATCTGAACTCCAGGAAATTATGAAGAAACGGCAAGAGAAAATCGAATCTTCCGCCGACTGA